In Lepus europaeus isolate LE1 chromosome 19, mLepTim1.pri, whole genome shotgun sequence, the genomic window AGGGGCTGCAGAGCGGGAGCAGGCTGCTGCCACAGCGGCCTGGAGGGGGCTTTGTGACGGCGCACCGTGGGGCGCTCCAGGGGCGCTCTGGCACCTCTTGCGTCTCAGAGCACAGGGTCGGAGCTGCTGGGTCGCGTTGAGAAGCACGCTGCCGAACAGCGCCACCTTTGGCCCACTCGTGGCCTGGGTGGGAGTGGGCTAGCCAGCGGGTGCCCACTGCTTCCGCAGCTTCCCGCTGTCACAGGGTGAGTCCAGAGAACAGAAGGAATCGACCTCAACGAGGTTTtgtccaggagccagcagtgtggtgcagggttagctgctgcttgcagtccCCGTGTCCCCTGCTAGAGCGCTGGCTGCCGCTGCTCCTGGGGAATCACTGAGAAGTGGCCCCGGCCTTGCACGTGGGGACCCGAGTGACTTCCTGGCTGCCCTGGCTCTTAGGCCAtgtggggactgagccagcagatgcaagatgaaGATCgccctctctacctccctccccccctcctgatactctgtctttcaaataagtctttaaaaacttaatttttttttctgtttctccctttctctctctctgcctttcaaataaaaaaaaatatttaaaaatctaatgaaaaatttaaatttgtttcatttgaaagccaaagagagagacaaagacagggatCTCCCccccactggttcaattcccagatgtccacaggaGAGTCAGAGCTGgaagctccctctgggtctcccccatggatggtaggaacccggctacctgagccatcacctgtctcATTATCAGGAATTGGGAGTGGGGCTGGACTTGCGCCCAaacattccaatgtgggatgcaggtgtctgcaGCATTGTACTGAATGCCTGCCCTGAAGACACAAACATATTCTCGTAATTTTAAAgaccactgcagccggcgctgtggccgtgtgggtgctagtttgagtcctggctgctccacctcggatccagttccctgctaatgcacctgggaaagcagtggaagatggcccaagtccttgggcccctgcaaccacgtgggaggcctggaagaagctcctggctcctggctttggattggcccagctccagctgttgtcaccatttgtgtaatgaaccaggggatggaagaccgaccgacctcctcccctccctccctctctctctctctctctgcctcttcttctctgtgtaactctgcctttcaaataaataaatcttttaagatggtgacaacagctggagctgtgccgatcggaagccaggggctcccatgtggtgcaggggcccaaggacttgggccatcttctactgctttcccaagccaacaactatttttaaaggcagacagagagatctcccatccactgggtcactccccagatgtcagaagagccagagctgagccaggttaaagccaggcatccagaaccccacccaggtttcccacatggtggcagtgacccaaggacgGTGTGCACTAGCGAGAtgctagattggaaacagagccagaactcaaacccagcgctcatgggatgctggtgatagaagcagtgtcttaaacactgccacaacacccacccccaaatacttaaataatgatttgatttctttttttatttttaaaattattttatttatttgagaggcagagttacagtgatagagagatcttccatccactggttcattccccagatggctgcaacagccagggctgggccaggccaaagccaggagccaggagcttcatccaggtctcttgtgtgggtaCTACAGATGGTTTaatttgctacaccacaatgccagtcctgtgATGTGAGTTCTTAGAGGGGAACATCTTGATACATCTCAAGCAAAGAGAGAcatcacaaaaacacagaagtgaGCTATGTAAAAATGGAAGGCACCTCCCCAAGCACTGTCAAAACAAACATACAACAAATAGCAAGCTcgaaaaatatttacaacataGATGAGAGCCAAAAAATACCACATTGGGTATAGGTCAGCTGCCCCGACACACTCAGGTCCTTGAGGGCAGGACTCCCAAGACCCCCACCCTGGGTGAACTGccctgcttaatttttttttttttttgacaggcagactggacagtgagagagagagagagagaaaggtcttccttccgttggttcatcccccaaatggccgctatggctggtgctgcgccgatccaagccaggagccaggtgcttcctcctggtctcccatgcgggtgcagggcccaagcacttgggccatcctccactgccctcccgggccacagcagagagctggactggaagaagagcaaccgggacagaacccagtgccccaaccacgACTAGAACTCCGGGGTGCCCGCGCCGCAGgtggattagtctagtgagccgtgcgCCAGCCCCTGCTTAAGTTAATCcccacggccggcgccgcagctcactaggctaatcctccaccttgcggcgccggcacactgggttctagtcccggttggggcaccgatcctgtcccggttgcccctcttccaggccagctctctgctgtggccagggagtgcagtggaggatggcccaagtgcttgggccctgcaccccatgggagaccagaagcacctggctcctgccatcggattagcgcggtgtgccggccgcagcgcgcctaccgcggtggccattggagggtgaaccaacggcaaaaaggaagacctttctctctgtctctctctttctcactgtccactctgcctgtaaaaaaaaaaaaagaagaagaaaaagttaaTCCCCACCCTacccggttccagtcccagctgctccatttccgatccagctccctgctgatgcatctgggaaacagcagaagatggcccaagtgcttgggcccctgcacccgcgtgggagctcctggttcctggctttggcctggcccagccctggctgttgcagccatttgaagagtgaaccagtggatagatctctttctctgtcttgttttttcttcttctttttttttttttctttttaagatgtatttactttatctgaaaaagagagagagattgattgatcttccattcactggtttactccccaaatggccacaaaggtcagggctgggccaaatcaaagccagaaactaggagcttcttctgggtctcccacatgggtgcaggggcccaaggacttgggccatcttctactgctttcccaggccatagcagagagctggatcggaagtagagcagccgggacttgaacctgcgcccatatgggacgctggcgctgcaggctggggtttagccactgcaccacagcgcctccCCCCGTGTGTGTTGTTACTGTCATTACTCTCGGGCTCAGAATGATGGCTGGCACAGGATGAACGCCGAGTGCACGGCCTCCTCGTCTCCACCAGTTCCTCCTGCCACGTAACTGAGTCCGTGAGGTGTGGGTGAGCAAAAGCAAGCTGACAGCCGAGTCCCCGTCTGATGGCGCTTCTGTGACAAGGGTGGTTCTGGAgagctctgtgtgggtgcacacgtACACTGGGATGTACGGACACCTCTCTGCTCTGACAGGATTGCCCTGCAGGAGGCCTGAGGCTGAAGCCCTTGTACTCTGTAGCATCTCACGCTGTCCTTGTAACCTGAGCAAGTTTAAGAAATTGTGGGCAACGCCGGGAATGTCCATCTCTGTTGCATAGTGGGGTCTCACCACCGTTAGCATCCTGTGGGCTACGTCCAGGTGTCCTGACCCCTCTGAGCCTTGCCTGGAGGCTGGGCCGCGGTGTGGTCTGCCAGCAGGCGGTCGCAGGGTCCCTTCCTCGGGACACAGTGTGGTGCTGACAGCCGCATGGCTGACCTGACTAGCCGCTTACACGTCGGCATGTGCCTTAGTAGTTTGGATTGCTTTTGGGCACCCCGTTTCTCTTCCTGGTAGCCACGCATCTAATTCCTTCTCTCTGGCTTGAGACAGgcattgtgtgtatgtgagagcagtgcccccacacctgcccaaCGCCCGGCGTCTTCTTCCCTGTAGAGAAGGCCGGCCCGAGGCAGCAGCTGAGCGAGAAGAGGAGCACCATTCCAAAGATCACCATCACGCGGGCCTCCAACGAGACGCTCATCAGCTACAGCTCTACCGAGAGCGAAGAGCAGAGGACCATCCGGGAACAGGCTGAGTGTGGCCCCTACCAGCGGCACAGGAACCCCAGTACCATCGCGGCCTACAATCTACACTCCCAAGAATAAATGAGCACCCCGGTAGCTGTCCGTGGTCAGTGTGATGCGAGTCTCAGCGCTGGTGGCCGAGGGCTGCCCTGTCCTCCTCCCACTGCTCCGTGACCGCCTGGGTCTTCCCTTCCCCAGAGCTGTTGGCAGCTTGGTGGAGGGCGACCGTGACTGCGGGCCAGAGAGCGAACGTGTGCTAATCAAGGACTCCGGCAGCGTTCCGTGGCGCGAGCGCTGGCTGTGCAGTGCTGAGCTGCCAGGGGCGCCTCCTGCCGTGACAGCGCTTTCCACCGTCTCCCCGAGCTGGGGGAAAGATGCGATTTTGAGGACTGACCCTGCATACGGAATGCCCAGTGAGGAGTGTGTGCTGGGGTTGGGGCCGGCTTTGCTGGTGGCCTTGTCTTTCTGGCCAGTGGAGGGCCACTCAGGaagagcccagggctgctggagaCAGTCTCAGCCCAGTCTGCCCTCACACATGCAGGGCAGAAACAGAATGTGGGGTTTGTCAGCTGGAGACTGGCTGGTGGCAGGCTCTAGGCATGGTCTCCAGGAGTACTGGCCTCGGTGGGCTAACGGAAGGGACAGAGCCTGTCCACCAGGGTGATGGACACAACCTTCTCAAGTGCCAGGGTAGGGGAGTCTGCTGCCTGTCCCATACatcgtttctttctttctttctttctttttttttttttttttgtaatttcaaaAAACGAttattttcactgtatttgaaaggcagggagacagagatgcagGTTCATCCcctaatgcctacaacagccaaggctggatcaggcaacgccaggagcctgaagctccatccaggtctcccacgtgggtggtgagCCGTCACCTGGTAGCAGAGAGCGGAGTCAGAGGCAGAGTCCTGTGGGCTGAGCTAGGCATCCAGTGTGGGACGTCAGCTGAGCAGCTCACCgaccacacacatgcatgcagtcCTGCTTAAGCACGTATGTAACCTAGATGAGTTTAAGAAATGAATTTTCAAAGTACGGTATGAAGACAGAACACTGTTTAAAGCGAGGGTCGGGAGCCTTATTTTTGCTAAGGACTGTTAGGATAGTTGACATCtctgtgggccatacaaaattaacaacttaaaaattagcctgctgggggcctgcactgtggcacagcgggtaaagcctccgcggtgcccgcatcccatatgggtgccagttcgagtcctggctgcaccgggaaagcagtggaagacggcctgggtcgttggacccctgcacccgcgtgggagacccggaggaaactcctggcttcggatcgatgcagctccggccctggcagccatctggggagtgcaccagcgggtggaggacctcgctctctctctctctgcctctgactataactctgcctttcaaatgaataaaatcttttaaaaagccttAGCAGAAATTGGCCTGCTGTAGGTTTATTGCATTTTGAATCTTGCGGTGCGCAGACCGCCCCTTCCACCCCGGGTCTGAAGGCTGTTCTGCATAAATGTTTCGAACCGAACCGCATGGCTCGAACGgccgcagccctgccctggcGCCCCGGCGcggccctctcctcccctgcctcccggCGGCGCTCCGGGGTGGCCCGGCCCCCGGGCACGGCGGACCCGGCTGTCCGGGAGCGAGCGCGCCCCCCGAGGACCCTCCTGCGCGGACCGCGGAGGCCCGGCCGCCGGAGGACGCGCGGCGTCCCCATGGTAACGGCCGGAAGCGGCGGACGCGCGGCGGAAGCGGCGGGCCGGCGCGGCAtggcggagccggagccggaggcCGAGCAGATCCGGCTGAAATGTGTCCGCAGGGAAGGCTTCTTCACGGTGCCTGCGGAGCACAGGGTGCGGCAGGGCCGGAGGCGCACGCGGGGGTCGGGCCGGCGCCCTCCGGCCGGGTGCGGGCGCAGGGCGAGGGAAGGACGGGCGCGGCTCGCGTGGGGCTCCCACGGCCCCGCGGGCGGCCGTCCCGTGAGAGCCGCCAGGTGCAGGCGGCCGCGACGAGCTCGCGGCGGTGCCGTggaagggcggggagggggagggggagtggagaGCAGGGCGCTGCCTGGGAGTCCCCAGGGAgcggtgcttttttttttttttttttttttttttaaagatttatttgagcgTTTGAGttaacagtgagagaggtcttccctccgctggttcactccccaaatggcggcaacagccggagctgcgccgatccaaagccaggagccaggagcttcttcctggtctcccacgcagttgcaggggcccaaggactcaggccatcctccagtgccctcccgggccgcagcacagagctggatcggaagtggagcagccgggactagaaccggcgcccatgtgggatgccagcaccgcaggccgaggtttaaccaagtgagccacggcaccagccccagtgctcAGTGATTCTCTTCCTGGCCACGATCCATCCAGCTAGTAAGCCTTTATCTTTATGACCAAATTAAACTTACGTTTTGATTCCCTTTCCCAccacatttctcaaatgcctgctcAGCCCACACAGCGGTGGCCCCTGCACGGGTACAACATGGTGCAGGCTCTGCTGGGGAGATGGCCGTGGCTCAGGTGAGACAGGCCCTGTGTCTCCCCAGCGTTCCAGCGCAGCTCTCCGGCAGGTGGAGCAGGCGCTCCGGCCCTGTCTTGCTCTGTGTCCCAGCCTGCAAGGCTGTGGAAGGCAGGCGTGCCCGGCTGGCAGGGGGCCGTGAGGGCGGCGGTGCTGGGTGGGTGTTCTGCGATTGGACGACAGACACCTGTTGTGGACGCAGGTGGGCTCCAGGGAGCACTGAGACCCAGTTTACGCCTCACTCGACAGTGGCCCAGGGTCAGCCTCCCCCTTCCCGTGACAGCCAGGTCTGCGGTTGCTTTTCTGTTTGGTGAGCGAGACGTGAGCAGGATCCTTGGTAAAACTAGGTACCAGATAGCCCTTCTCAGCCGTGCGTCAGCTCCCAAGTCCCCGCACTGGCAGCGCCTCTCTCTTTCAGCTGGGACGATGCCGGAGCGTGAAGGAGTTTGAGAAGCTGAACCGCATTGGGGAAGGAACCTATGGCATCGTGTGTGAGTGCCCAGCATGGGAGGCCTGGCCACAGCCCTGACATGCGTGGGCTGGGGGTGTTGCCACGGCAGCCGCTGTGTTGGGGCTGGAAGGGCTGATCCCAAAAGCGTGTTCAGGAACCTTATTGtttttttgtaaggcagagagggaaggtgatagaggtgttccatccactggttcatgtgggcctcagatgcccacaacagccaggattgggccaggctgaagccaagaacctggaacttaatccaggtcccccatgtgggtggtggggacccaagaccttgagccatcacctgctgcctcccagggtgctcattaccaggaagctggatcggaagtggggccaggactcgaacccccGCCCTCCAGTGAAGGATGCAGGCACCCCGAGCGGCTCTTCACCGCTGCACCAAGTGCGCGCTCTGTAAAATGGACAACTTCCGGGGAGCTGGCGCCGAGAGCAGAGCCATTGTGCCAGAGAACCTTGTTTGCTGTCAACACAGCCACAAGCGAACACAGGCCGTGGTCTGTGCCCCGAGAGGGAGGGCACGCGGCATCTCGCACGACGGAGTTGCACGAGGCCAGGCTCCCCAAGAGATCACACTGGACGCCTGTGGCCAGCTCCACAGAGGAAGCCCCGAGGGAGCGCGTATCTCGGCTGCGGGCGTTGCTTGCATGGAGAGAGAACTGAGCGTCAGGAGTGCGGATCGACCCGGACCTGTTTCCCTTGCAGATCGGGCCCGAGACACCCAGACAGATGAGATTGTCGCCCTCAAGAAGGTACGGATGGACAAGGAGAAAGATGGTGAGCCAGGAGATGGGCCCAGGGCCGCCGTGGCTGGGACCTCCACatggggggaggtggaggggtgcGCTGCCCCCGAGCTTCCTGGGGCTGCACTCGCTGTGCCATCGCCTGCTTCCCCCCTGGGCGCCTTGGCGTCCTCAGCCCTGGTCCCTGCTCTGTCCTGTGACTCGGGCTCCCCTTCGCCTGCCTGCGCAGGTGCCCACGTCCCCCACTGCAGCTCACACACAAGTGCTCCTGCTTGCTGGGCTCCCCGGATCTCCCTGCGGTGGGGGCCCAGCAGCGCCTCGTGTCTGCGACGCCCTTCTTGCAGGCATCCCCATCAGCAGCCTGCGGGAGATCACGCTGCTGCTCCGCGCCCGCCATCCCAACATCGTGGAGCTgaaggaggtggtggtggggaaccaCCTGGAGAGGTGTGTCCCGtgcggcccctgcccctgccgggGCTGCTCTTCTGCTGACCCAGAAGAGGGCAGCTGCGGTATCGCCCTTGCTTTCCCTTCCAGCATCTTTCTGGTGATGGGGTACTGTGAGCAGGACCTGGCCAGCCTCCTGGAGAACATGCCCACGCCCTTCTCTGAGGCCCAGGTGTGTGGGGCGTGGGGCGGTCTTCCTCCCCTTGTCTGCATTGTTGTACTAGCCACAGCCCCCGGGGGCCGCGACACTGCTGTCGCTGAGGGGGAAACTGCTGCCCAGGGGTCCCCGCAGGACAGCTGGGGCTCCAGGCCCCTCCTCGTGTGGCCAGTcctgtgccagccgcagcagccacctggctcctgaggccgctgctggccagggccaggcttccCCAGCGGgtgcctgccctctgccctctgcacaGGTCAAGTGCATCGTGCTGCAGGTGCTCCGGGGCCTCCAGTACCTGCACAGGAACTTCATCATTCACAGGTGtgcaggcctggaccaggccgaGTGGGTGGGGTCTTTgtgatgggccaggccaaggacATGCTAGGGTGGTACGGGTTCCTGACACAGGGAGCGGTAACCCTGGCCTCCAGTAGCAGCATGTTCTGAGTACCCTCCTGGAGAGAGGACAGGCGTGCACCTGGTCAGAAGCCTCACCGTGGGGAAGCCACCCTGGCGTGCTGTGGTCACACAGGGGAGTGGCCGAGGCCGAGCGGCACGTGGGCTGTGGCGTCTGCTGCCCCGGGCAGCTGCAGTGCCGGCGCTCGAGAAGGGGCGGGGTTCAGCGGCAGGTGTTCTGACTCCTGCCTGGCTTCCGCGTTTAGAAGACTGGAAGCCGAGGAAATGTGGGGAAAGCGTCTGTGAGTCGGCGATGACCTGGTGGCTGTGAGCtcacttctctttctgtcccagGGACCTGAAGGTCTCCAACTTGCTCATGACTGATAAGGGCTGTGTGAAGACAGGTGGGTGCCAGCTGCTGGCCTCACGGACGTGGACGCGTCTCTGGGCGTTGTTTGCCGTGTGACCCTGGGCCTCTGAGTCCAGCCGTTACCCCCCACTGGCTGACacactcctccctcctctctgcctctgtcacagCGGACTTTGGCCTTGCCCGGGCCTATGGTGTTCCGGTAAAGCCGATGACCCCCAAGGTGGTCACGCTCTGGTGAGTCCCTCAGAAATGTGGCCCCTGGTGACCAGCTGTGCCTCGGGGAGAGCTGTGTGGGGGCCTTGTGCGTTGATGGCATCGGGGCTATGCAGGCTCATAGGGCTGTCTCAGAAGGGGTGACAGCTGGACTTGACCTTGTCCACACAAGCTGTGCCCTGCAGGGAGACGGGCAGGAGCCCTCTCAGGAGGGGCTGTGCCGTGGCATTGTCAAGTCGAAGCTGGTGAGACCCACGTTGGGAGCCCCACGTGGGCTCCAGCCTCGTGTCATTTAACCCTTGTCTCCAGTGGTGTGGTCGTGTGCAGGACAGTCCCTGTGTGTTCTCCACTCAGAGCAGGGCTGCCCAGGGAGGCTGGGCCGGAGGACGGCCCCTGTGCAGAGGGAGATGGGTGTTTCTGTCTGCAGGTACCGCGCCCCGGAACTGCTGCTGGGAACCACCACCCAGACCACGAGCATTGACATGTGGTGAGAGTGGTGACGTTCCTGGGGCCGCggggaagggctggggcaggagcaggtcCCCGgttccctggctcagccctgaggcagaggcaggagtgtgtgggggtgggaggtggggtccttgccacccacccaGCACCCCGAGCGGTGGGCTTGACCCTGGGAAATGTGAACGCAGGCCTTGCACTGAGCTGCGGAGGCAGTCCTGCCCTCGGCCTGGCCTGGGGGCACTTGCACTTGCCTGCGGCCCGACATGGTCACATTGGTGTGGCTAAGGTGAGGCCTGCTCTGGCCTGCAGGGCCGTGGGGTGCGTCCTGGCTGAGCTGCTGGCTCACAAGCCCCTTCTCCCTGGCACGTCTGAGATCCACCAGATTGACCTGATCGTGcagctgctggggacacccaATGAGAACATCTGGCCGGTGGGTAGGGtaccctggccccctcccccaggctggtGCCCTCCGTGGCTCTAGCTTCTGCCTCCCACAGGGCTTCTCCAAGCTGCCGCTGGTTGGCCAGTACAGCCTGAGGAAGCAGCCGTACAACAACCTGAAGCACAAGTTCCCGTGGCTCTCGGAGGCTGGACTGCGCTTGCTGAACTTCCTGTTCATGTACGACCCCAGGAAAAGGTGCTGACGCAGCGCGCGGGCTGCTTTGGGGCCTGGCTGCGAGGTGGAGGGGTCCTTAGGACAGAGGCCACTGAGCCCCGTGTGGGGTGAGAGAAGGGGCTCACGGGGGCTGACGGCCAACCTTCCTGCAGGGCGACAGCCGGGGACTGTCTGGAGAGCTCCTACTTCAAGGAGAAGCCTCTGCGTGAGTTCCCCAGGCCCTCAGCCTCTGCTGTGCCAGGGTCCTTGTAGCCCTCTGGCTCTTGGTGGTTGGGCTCCTGGTACAGGCCCATCCAGGTGGGCTGTGTGCCCTGGGTGAGGACCCCTCGAGGGGAAGGGGGTGAGGGAAGGGTGGAGGCAGAGgttgggcctggggccagccccaAACACAGAGCTGGGCTCAGGCCGGCGGCAgtgccccacccccgcctgccctggacagagctgggctcagGCCGGCGGCAgtgccccacccccgcctgcccTGGCACCCCTGTCCACCAGCACTGAAGCGC contains:
- the SPATA33 gene encoding spermatogenesis-associated protein 33; the encoded protein is MGLSKSKPKHRKGEEPKRGFSCAAPKGKDRQAERPSPEPKPPDRAAARPADSLHLGPASGKPQRPSASSEEKAGPRQQLSEKRSTIPKITITRASNETLISYSSTESEEQRTIREQAECGPYQRHRNPSTIAAYNLHSQE
- the CDK10 gene encoding cyclin-dependent kinase 10 isoform X2 codes for the protein MAEPEPEAEQIRLKCVRREGFFTVPAEHRLGRCRSVKEFEKLNRIGEGTYGIVYRARDTQTDEIVALKKVRMDKEKDGIPISSLREITLLLRARHPNIVELKEVVVGNHLESIFLVMGYCEQDLASLLENMPTPFSEAQVLRGLQYLHRNFIIHRDLKVSNLLMTDKGCVKTADFGLARAYGVPVKPMTPKVVTLWYRAPELLLGTTTQTTSIDMWAVGCVLAELLAHKPLLPGTSEIHQIDLIVQLLGTPNENIWPGFSKLPLVGQYSLRKQPYNNLKHKFPWLSEAGLRLLNFLFMYDPRKRATAGDCLESSYFKEKPLPCEPELMPTFPHHRNKRAATATAEGQSKRCKP
- the CDK10 gene encoding cyclin-dependent kinase 10 isoform X1, which encodes MAEPEPEAEQIRLKCVRREGFFTVPAEHRLGRCRSVKEFEKLNRIGEGTYGIVYRARDTQTDEIVALKKVRMDKEKDGIPISSLREITLLLRARHPNIVELKEVVVGNHLESIFLVMGYCEQDLASLLENMPTPFSEAQVKCIVLQVLRGLQYLHRNFIIHRDLKVSNLLMTDKGCVKTADFGLARAYGVPVKPMTPKVVTLWYRAPELLLGTTTQTTSIDMWAVGCVLAELLAHKPLLPGTSEIHQIDLIVQLLGTPNENIWPGFSKLPLVGQYSLRKQPYNNLKHKFPWLSEAGLRLLNFLFMYDPRKRATAGDCLESSYFKEKPLPCEPELMPTFPHHRNKRAATATAEGQSKRCKP